The Thomasclavelia ramosa DSM 1402 genome includes a region encoding these proteins:
- a CDS encoding MerR family transcriptional regulator, with product MDKEYYSIGEIAEICNIPIRTLRYYDEIGLLVPEKRDIESSYRYYARHQILQANIINQFKIQGYSIKEIKHQLANNSVSLSEETLNQKHAELKKTIAELNKLEKRLGFFLECLKYQDHQLHLQLKEIPEIYIAYVRQQGLADQAAFMRRFSELNTLCRKNNLEPIGNIMARYYDDYQQYDPDCADIEVSIQIDLNHEIGGVVRKEPGYLCVSALHYGPYRDEYKTYTLMMEWMKKNNLVMCGPALEYYLIDPIFTNDENEFVTELRIPVKSI from the coding sequence ATGGATAAAGAATATTATTCGATAGGTGAGATTGCAGAAATTTGTAATATTCCGATACGGACCTTACGTTACTATGATGAAATCGGGCTATTAGTCCCTGAAAAAAGGGATATTGAATCAAGCTATCGTTATTACGCTAGACATCAGATATTACAAGCTAATATTATTAATCAATTTAAGATTCAGGGGTATTCAATTAAAGAGATTAAACATCAGCTTGCAAATAATTCCGTTTCTTTGAGTGAAGAAACCTTGAATCAAAAACATGCTGAATTAAAAAAAACAATAGCTGAATTAAATAAATTAGAGAAACGTTTAGGATTCTTTTTGGAGTGTCTAAAGTATCAAGATCATCAGTTGCATTTACAATTAAAGGAAATACCGGAAATTTATATTGCTTATGTTCGTCAACAAGGTTTAGCAGACCAAGCAGCCTTTATGCGTCGATTTAGTGAATTAAATACTTTATGTCGTAAGAATAATTTAGAGCCGATAGGAAATATAATGGCGCGTTATTATGATGATTATCAGCAATATGATCCCGATTGTGCTGATATTGAAGTTTCTATTCAAATTGATTTAAATCATGAAATTGGTGGAGTAGTTAGAAAAGAACCTGGTTATTTATGTGTTTCTGCTCTTCATTATGGGCCTTATCGAGATGAATATAAGACTTATACTCTTATGATGGAATGGATGAAAAAAAATAATTTAGTAATGTGTGGGCCAGCATTAGAATATTATTTAATAGATCCTATCTTTACTAATGATGAAAATGAATTTGTGACTGAACTAAGAATTCCTGTAAAAAGCATTTGA
- a CDS encoding winged helix-turn-helix transcriptional regulator, with product MNDEVNVRPFAYAMSLIDGKWKMHILFWLWKKQVLRYSELKRALGTITHKMLSTQLKELEKDDLIIRNEYPQVPPKVEYSLSPRGLTLMPVLECLCKWGHEHINDGDNHG from the coding sequence ATGAACGATGAAGTAAATGTAAGACCATTTGCATATGCAATGTCTTTGATCGATGGCAAATGGAAAATGCACATATTATTTTGGTTATGGAAAAAACAAGTACTACGATATAGTGAGTTAAAACGTGCATTAGGAACAATTACACATAAAATGCTAAGCACTCAGTTAAAAGAATTGGAAAAGGACGACTTGATCATTCGCAATGAGTATCCGCAAGTCCCGCCTAAAGTTGAATATTCATTGTCTCCACGTGGTTTAACATTGATGCCGGTGTTAGAATGTTTATGCAAGTGGGGACATGAACACATTAATGATGGAGATAATCATGGATAA
- a CDS encoding family 1 glycosylhydrolase translates to MKENFLWGGALAASQCEGAYNLDGKGLSVSDVMLAGSKTKKRKRTDGIVAGEYYPSHEAINFYHYYKDDLQYFKEMGFNCLRVSIAWSRIYPNGDELEPNEKGLQFYDQLFDEMLKLDIEPVVTLSHYEMPYYLSRQYNGFFDRRCVDYFERFAITCFKRYSAKVKYWLTFNEINGMITNPYTGGGVIAKIDNNYLQTVLTACHHMFLAGAKAVKACHEIIPSAQIGCMIAFLCGYSATCKPDDVMFNHNFMDVNMFFTDVQVRGRYSNKALTWMSRYGIELPVIDGDEKILEQGKVDYIGFSYYQSITMSSDILDNLGSGGNLFSGAKNSYIKVSEWGWPIDPKGLRVSLNYLYDRYQIPLFIVENGLGAVDEISNDHQIHDNYRIDYLTQHVREMKKAVDLDGVELLGYTWWSPIDIVSYSTGEMKKRYGFIYVDKDNDGNGTLKRYIKDSFYVYQEIIRTNGECVDEKKRYTLNSQLKDVLEIKGLREIIKLVSEGKVTDLQLKLGGRLKINQLLDKFDVNDNNQRLIIDLLNRLEAK, encoded by the coding sequence ATGAAAGAAAACTTTTTATGGGGTGGTGCTTTGGCTGCGAGTCAGTGCGAAGGTGCGTATAATCTCGATGGTAAGGGATTAAGTGTTAGTGATGTAATGCTTGCAGGAAGTAAGACTAAAAAACGAAAACGGACTGATGGGATTGTTGCTGGAGAATATTATCCAAGTCATGAAGCAATTAATTTTTATCATTACTATAAAGATGATTTACAATATTTTAAAGAAATGGGCTTTAATTGTTTGCGAGTGTCAATTGCTTGGTCACGTATCTATCCTAATGGTGATGAGCTAGAGCCGAATGAAAAAGGGTTGCAGTTTTATGATCAATTATTTGATGAGATGTTGAAACTAGATATTGAACCAGTGGTCACATTATCGCATTATGAAATGCCTTATTATTTAAGCAGGCAGTACAATGGCTTTTTTGATCGGCGGTGTGTTGATTATTTTGAACGTTTTGCTATTACATGTTTCAAAAGATATTCTGCTAAAGTCAAATATTGGCTAACTTTTAACGAGATTAATGGAATGATCACCAATCCTTATACTGGAGGTGGTGTGATTGCAAAAATTGATAATAATTATTTACAAACCGTTTTGACTGCATGTCATCATATGTTCTTAGCAGGAGCAAAAGCGGTTAAAGCTTGTCATGAGATTATTCCTTCTGCTCAAATTGGCTGTATGATTGCCTTCTTATGTGGTTATAGCGCTACATGTAAACCCGATGATGTAATGTTTAATCATAATTTTATGGATGTAAATATGTTTTTTACCGATGTTCAGGTACGAGGGAGATATTCAAATAAAGCATTGACATGGATGTCACGTTATGGAATTGAATTACCAGTCATAGATGGTGATGAAAAAATCTTAGAACAAGGAAAAGTTGATTATATTGGTTTTAGTTATTACCAGAGTATTACGATGTCAAGTGATATTTTAGATAATCTTGGAAGTGGCGGAAATCTTTTTAGTGGAGCTAAAAACTCATATATTAAAGTAAGCGAATGGGGCTGGCCGATTGATCCTAAGGGACTTAGAGTTTCTTTGAATTACTTATATGATCGTTATCAAATTCCGTTATTTATCGTAGAAAATGGACTAGGAGCAGTCGATGAAATTAGTAACGATCATCAAATTCATGATAATTACCGAATTGATTATTTGACGCAACATGTTCGAGAAATGAAAAAAGCAGTAGACTTAGATGGAGTTGAGTTGCTTGGGTACACTTGGTGGAGTCCGATTGATATTGTAAGCTATTCAACTGGCGAAATGAAAAAACGTTATGGATTTATTTACGTAGATAAAGATAATGATGGAAATGGTACTTTAAAACGTTATATTAAAGATTCATTTTATGTATATCAGGAAATTATAAGAACAAATGGTGAGTGTGTTGATGAAAAAAAACGTTATACTTTAAATAGTCAATTAAAGGATGTTTTGGAAATAAAAGGGCTTAGAGAAATTATTAAATTAGTTAGTGAAGGAAAAGTTACTGACCTTCAATTAAAACTAGGGGGACGCTTAAAAATAAATCAATTACTTGATAAATTTGATGTTAATGATAATAATCAAAGATTGATTATAGATTTACTGAATCGTTTAGAGGCTAAATAA
- a CDS encoding RNA 2'-phosphotransferase produces the protein MNDLVNLGKFISLILRHKPELIGLKLDYHGWAKVDELLLGINNSGRFINRTLLDEIVMTNNKQRYQYNEDHTKIRANQGHSIKVDIELIEKIPPEYLYHGTAFKYLNKIEQEGIKKMKRLYVHLSKDIETAFKVGSRHGKAIVLVIDTKAMCEDGCKFYYSQNGVWLTEDIDYKYVMEVIK, from the coding sequence ATGAATGATTTAGTAAATCTTGGTAAGTTTATTAGTTTGATTTTACGACATAAACCGGAACTAATTGGATTAAAGCTAGATTATCATGGATGGGCAAAGGTTGATGAGTTGTTGTTAGGAATTAATAATAGTGGTCGTTTTATTAATCGAACATTATTAGATGAGATTGTCATGACAAATAATAAACAGCGATATCAATATAATGAAGATCATACAAAAATTCGAGCTAACCAAGGTCATTCAATCAAAGTAGATATTGAATTAATTGAAAAGATTCCACCAGAATATCTTTATCATGGAACGGCATTTAAATATTTGAACAAGATAGAGCAAGAAGGGATTAAAAAAATGAAACGTTTATATGTTCATTTATCGAAAGATATTGAAACAGCATTTAAAGTCGGAAGTAGACATGGTAAAGCAATTGTTTTAGTTATTGATACAAAGGCAATGTGTGAAGATGGCTGTAAATTTTATTATTCCCAAAATGGTGTGTGGTTAACTGAGGACATTGATTATAAATATGTAATGGAAGTAATTAAGTGA
- a CDS encoding GNAT family N-acetyltransferase, producing the protein MIIRKATIKDLKAITAVEATCFPPAEAASRSNFKKRLKTYPNHFWLLEDEGKLISFINGMVTNETTINDIMFEDASLHDEAGEWQAIFGVNTIPEYRQQGLAAKVMQVVIDDARMAGRKGCILTCKDKLLHYYEKFGFKNCGISQSMHGGAIWYDMRLEFEHE; encoded by the coding sequence ATGATAATACGTAAAGCAACAATTAAAGATTTAAAAGCAATTACAGCTGTTGAAGCCACTTGTTTTCCACCTGCAGAAGCAGCTAGTCGGAGTAATTTTAAAAAACGTTTGAAAACTTATCCGAATCATTTTTGGCTATTGGAAGATGAAGGAAAATTGATTAGTTTTATTAACGGAATGGTAACAAATGAAACAACGATCAATGATATTATGTTTGAAGATGCTAGCTTACATGATGAAGCAGGAGAATGGCAGGCAATTTTTGGAGTAAATACAATTCCTGAATATCGTCAACAAGGGTTAGCTGCCAAAGTCATGCAGGTGGTAATTGATGATGCCCGTATGGCAGGACGAAAAGGATGTATTCTTACTTGCAAGGATAAATTATTGCATTATTATGAGAAGTTTGGATTTAAAAATTGTGGGATTTCTCAGTCAATGCATGGTGGTGCTATCTGGTATGATATGCGTTTAGAGTTTGAACATGAATGA
- a CDS encoding NifB/NifX family molybdenum-iron cluster-binding protein has product MPRPCRKRKVCRLPRYAYFGPNPSATKTVVLSIDEYETIRLMDLEGLTQQECAKQMDVARTTVQSIYEQARYKLAQSIVRGYSLKIEGGNYSLCDKAHLVNCTSSCTIKNKRKMEDNRMKIAVTYEDGNIFQHFGKSKEFKVYDIENQEIISSQIESTNGQGHSALAEILKNLNIDVLICGGIGGGARNILTSLGIEIIPGVIGSSDEAVIDYLKGELHYDPNTACNHHDDGHHACQEHDNKCCH; this is encoded by the coding sequence ATGCCAAGACCATGTCGAAAAAGAAAAGTATGCAGATTACCTAGATATGCATATTTTGGTCCAAACCCGTCAGCTACAAAAACAGTAGTCCTATCAATCGACGAATATGAAACAATTAGATTAATGGATCTTGAAGGACTCACACAACAAGAATGTGCTAAACAAATGGATGTTGCCCGAACAACCGTTCAGAGTATTTATGAACAAGCACGTTATAAGCTTGCTCAAAGCATTGTCCGGGGCTATTCTTTAAAAATTGAAGGTGGTAACTACTCTCTTTGTGACAAAGCTCACTTAGTCAATTGCACTTCATCTTGTACAATTAAAAATAAAAGAAAAATGGAGGATAACAGAATGAAAATAGCAGTAACTTATGAAGATGGTAATATTTTTCAACATTTTGGAAAGAGTAAAGAGTTTAAAGTATACGACATTGAGAATCAAGAAATTATCTCTAGTCAAATAGAAAGTACTAACGGTCAGGGTCATTCAGCCTTAGCAGAAATTCTAAAAAATCTTAACATTGATGTATTGATTTGTGGTGGAATTGGCGGAGGTGCACGAAATATCCTCACATCATTAGGAATCGAAATCATTCCTGGGGTCATTGGCAGTAGTGATGAAGCAGTAATCGACTATCTAAAGGGTGAGTTGCATTACGATCCTAACACAGCCTGTAATCACCATGATGATGGTCATCACGCTTGTCAAGAACACGATAATAAATGTTGTCATTAA
- a CDS encoding PTS glucose transporter subunit IIA, giving the protein MSAFFTLRYPKGGVELLIYVGINAVQLNGEGFIARIGQGQLLLEFDMDKIKAAGYSLETPVLITNHTDLKEIKNTNEAVVSNDVELIKVEF; this is encoded by the coding sequence TTGAGCGCTTTTTTCACTTTACGGTACCCCAAAGGTGGTGTTGAATTATTAATTTACGTGGGAATTAATGCAGTTCAATTAAATGGTGAGGGCTTTATTGCACGTATTGGTCAAGGACAATTACTATTGGAATTTGACATGGATAAGATTAAGGCTGCGGGATATTCATTAGAAACACCTGTCTTAATAACAAATCATACTGATTTAAAAGAGATAAAAAATACTAATGAAGCGGTGGTTTCTAATGATGTAGAATTAATTAAAGTTGAATTTTAA
- a CDS encoding glycoside hydrolase family 1 protein: MLLTEKYKKQIYYQFPKDFLWGVAMSAKQAEGADDRALTVADLQNYDPNDKAKVKGDLSKAEILDRLNYPERYNFPKKIGIEFYHRYKEDLILLKEMGITCFRFSISWARVFPNGIDGEPSEKGLKYYDKIFNLLKEMGIVPIVTLYHDDMPIDLALKYNGFLNEKVVTAFIKYATLIMQRYKDKVTYWIPVNQINLTRVGLSSLGIVKDTVTQLEQKKYQAIHNKFVVCAKIKEIGSKINNNFKFGCMLADFLVTPMTCKPKDVVFSTEKNQMTMYFYADVQLRGEYPGYAISYFSHNHIAVEIKETDLVLIKENTLDFLAISYYNSNVVSHEKNTLAIGDSQLNPYLETNPWGWTINPLGLYDCFLKYWDRYQKPLMIAENGIGQIERLDNDTIHDDYRIDYIREHIIALNKAITRGVKVFAYCAWSPIDMVSSGTSEMKKRYGFIYNDQDDYGVGSHKRYKKDSYIWYQNVIKSNGLKLE; encoded by the coding sequence ATGCTACTAACAGAAAAATACAAAAAACAAATATATTATCAATTTCCTAAAGATTTTTTATGGGGCGTGGCAATGAGCGCAAAACAGGCTGAGGGGGCTGATGATAGAGCATTGACAGTTGCTGATTTGCAAAATTATGATCCAAATGATAAAGCAAAGGTGAAAGGAGATTTATCTAAAGCGGAGATTTTAGACCGTCTCAATTATCCAGAAAGATATAATTTTCCTAAAAAAATAGGAATTGAATTTTATCATCGTTATAAAGAGGATTTGATATTGCTTAAGGAAATGGGGATTACTTGTTTTCGGTTTTCAATAAGTTGGGCAAGAGTATTTCCAAATGGAATAGATGGTGAACCTAGTGAGAAAGGATTAAAATATTATGATAAAATATTTAATTTGTTAAAAGAAATGGGGATAGTGCCTATTGTTACATTATATCATGATGATATGCCAATTGATTTAGCTTTAAAATATAATGGTTTTTTAAATGAAAAAGTTGTGACAGCATTCATAAAATATGCAACTTTGATTATGCAAAGATATAAGGATAAAGTAACATATTGGATACCTGTTAATCAGATTAATTTAACACGGGTAGGTCTCAGTTCGTTAGGAATTGTAAAAGATACAGTGACACAATTGGAACAAAAGAAATATCAAGCTATTCATAATAAATTTGTTGTCTGTGCAAAAATAAAAGAGATTGGAAGTAAAATAAATAATAACTTTAAATTTGGGTGTATGCTAGCTGATTTTTTAGTAACACCAATGACTTGTAAGCCTAAGGATGTTGTTTTTTCAACTGAAAAAAATCAAATGACAATGTATTTTTATGCAGATGTACAATTAAGGGGAGAATATCCTGGATATGCAATAAGTTATTTTAGTCATAATCATATCGCCGTAGAGATAAAAGAAACCGATCTAGTATTAATAAAAGAAAATACTTTAGATTTTTTAGCGATTAGTTATTATAATTCTAACGTTGTCAGTCATGAAAAGAATACTTTAGCTATTGGCGATTCCCAATTAAATCCTTATCTGGAGACTAATCCATGGGGATGGACAATTAATCCTCTTGGTCTATATGATTGTTTTCTTAAATATTGGGATCGTTATCAAAAACCATTAATGATTGCTGAAAATGGAATTGGTCAAATTGAAAGGTTAGATAATGATACAATACACGACGATTATCGAATTGATTATATTAGAGAACATATTATTGCTTTGAATAAAGCAATCACACGAGGTGTCAAGGTTTTTGCTTATTGTGCCTGGTCGCCAATTGATATGGTTTCTTCAGGAACAAGTGAAATGAAAAAAAGATATGGATTTATTTATAATGATCAAGATGATTATGGAGTAGGCAGTCATAAAAGATATAAAAAAGATTCATATATATGGTATCAAAATGTTATTAAAAGTAATGGTTTAAAATTAGAATAG
- a CDS encoding PTS lactose/cellobiose transporter subunit IIA — protein sequence MDENSLLIPVAMKIIMNSGNARTKANEALEALSIFDFSNAHKKIVEAREDIKKAHQEQTEIIQKEAAGEHYKTCLLFTHAQDTLMTIMSEVNLTEKMIILFESFYQIQGHKEN from the coding sequence ATGGATGAAAATAGTCTTTTAATACCAGTTGCGATGAAAATCATTATGAATTCAGGCAATGCAAGAACAAAAGCAAATGAAGCATTGGAGGCACTCAGTATCTTTGATTTTTCAAATGCACATAAGAAAATTGTGGAGGCAAGGGAGGATATAAAAAAAGCACATCAAGAACAAACAGAAATAATTCAAAAAGAGGCTGCAGGTGAACATTATAAAACATGTTTATTATTTACCCATGCTCAAGATACTCTTATGACAATCATGAGTGAGGTTAATTTGACAGAAAAAATGATAATATTATTTGAATCTTTTTACCAAATACAGGGTCATAAGGAGAATTAA
- a CDS encoding PTS sugar transporter subunit IIC — MKGIMNWFTNKLAPGMQKVFSNPWIAAVASAMQKILPFILVGSVISIYNVFVRYIPSLPDLSFVNTFSFGMMSLIVAFMVTYFGMVELDHPKYTITAGLTSVTVFLMALCPTMATLLKNATTGKTELTFTDINFLGGSGLFIAIIVGLVVMLIFHLYAKLHILEDSATMPDFVCEWINNIVPMTIIYLIFGVTVFTIGFDLVEFINLIFQPIVNLGQSLLGFVVICFLYVLLYSVGISAWSLNAIVKPILMAGIAANAEMALAGGSPIYIVTTETIFTTALIAMGGLGGTLPLNFLMLFKCKSKKLKTMGKICIGPSIFNINEPLVYGAPIVFNPLLMIPMWINSIIGPLIIWFVMKAGMLNIPAGVNNISRIPAPICTWLTTDDFRAFIWFLVLFIIYGLIWYPFLMRYDNQLVKEEHEKELLKKEF, encoded by the coding sequence ATGAAAGGAATTATGAATTGGTTTACTAATAAATTAGCACCAGGGATGCAAAAAGTTTTCAGTAATCCTTGGATTGCAGCAGTGGCGAGCGCAATGCAGAAAATCTTGCCGTTTATTTTGGTAGGATCAGTTATTTCAATTTACAATGTATTTGTACGTTACATTCCATCACTACCGGACTTGAGTTTTGTTAATACATTTAGCTTTGGAATGATGTCATTGATAGTAGCTTTTATGGTTACTTATTTTGGGATGGTGGAACTGGATCATCCTAAATATACAATAACTGCAGGGTTAACTTCAGTGACTGTATTTTTAATGGCCTTATGTCCAACCATGGCAACCTTATTAAAAAATGCAACAACTGGGAAAACTGAACTTACTTTTACAGATATTAATTTTTTAGGTGGATCAGGTTTATTTATTGCGATTATTGTAGGATTAGTTGTAATGTTGATTTTCCATTTATATGCAAAGTTACATATTTTGGAAGATAGTGCTACAATGCCGGATTTTGTTTGTGAATGGATAAATAATATTGTTCCAATGACAATTATCTATTTAATATTTGGAGTAACTGTATTTACAATAGGTTTTGATTTAGTAGAATTTATTAATTTAATATTCCAGCCGATTGTTAATTTAGGACAATCTTTACTGGGATTTGTTGTTATTTGTTTTTTATACGTATTGTTATATTCAGTAGGTATTTCAGCTTGGTCGTTAAATGCTATTGTTAAACCAATTTTAATGGCGGGAATTGCAGCCAATGCTGAGATGGCATTGGCTGGAGGAAGTCCAATTTATATTGTGACAACAGAAACGATTTTTACAACGGCCTTAATCGCAATGGGGGGCTTAGGTGGAACATTACCATTAAATTTTCTAATGTTATTTAAATGTAAATCTAAAAAATTAAAAACAATGGGGAAAATCTGTATTGGACCGTCAATATTTAATATTAATGAGCCACTTGTTTATGGGGCGCCAATTGTCTTTAATCCGTTACTAATGATTCCAATGTGGATAAATTCAATTATTGGTCCATTAATTATCTGGTTTGTAATGAAAGCTGGTATGCTAAATATTCCAGCCGGAGTTAATAATATTTCTCGTATTCCTGCGCCGATTTGCACCTGGTTAACTACTGATGATTTCCGAGCGTTTATATGGTTTCTTGTACTATTTATTATTTATGGATTGATCTGGTATCCATTTTTAATGAGATATGATAATCAGCTTGTTAAAGAAGAACATGAAAAAGAATTATTAAAGAAAGAATTTTGA
- a CDS encoding PTS lactose transporter subunit IIB, whose protein sequence is MAQAHIYLCCGGGLSSGFLAQKARAAAKKGKIDATIEAKSESEVTQYLPKMDILCIGPHYEFRLNAFKDMAAPYNIPVIVIPEEIYSMLDGKALLELALLEIEEFYK, encoded by the coding sequence ATGGCACAAGCACATATTTATCTTTGTTGTGGAGGAGGGCTCTCTTCAGGATTTTTAGCTCAAAAAGCTCGAGCAGCTGCAAAAAAAGGTAAAATAGATGCAACTATTGAAGCAAAGAGTGAAAGCGAAGTCACACAATATTTGCCAAAAATGGATATTCTTTGCATTGGACCGCATTATGAATTTAGGCTGAATGCTTTTAAAGATATGGCAGCCCCATATAATATTCCTGTAATTGTTATTCCTGAAGAAATTTATTCAATGTTAGATGGAAAAGCATTACTTGAATTAGCATTATTAGAAATAGAAGAGTTTTATAAATAA
- a CDS encoding BglG family transcription antiterminator: MRRKQEELINYLYTHNEKVTANILSKALNLSIRTIKSYIAELNMNYPSLISSSNRGYVIDKVKANSLLQYKDDIPQDYESRCIYIIKKTLLEKQDYIDIFDLCEELFISYSTLKKDIYKMNTSFANFKITFSSENNKLHVGGSEQNKRKLISHVMSEEVSGNFLNLTLLQESFPDYDLDDACTLIKDICKQHHYYLNDFSCVNFILHVTIMVSRINHGNHIINNNELIQVTNKNDEKIAKELCLALEQVFNVSFNSSEILEIYILFKNNANYINDENENVSLLVSDEIIQITKNIIKNVDEHFFINLDSDNFITPFMLHLKNLKNRLIKNNLLKNPMLDSIKISCPTIYDISTFIAYQLTLSFHENVNEDEIAFIALHVGTEIERQKKEETKVSCLLLCPEYLNITSTLHKKIMMDFGDQLTIQKSISFENEILGNNFDLLITTVPVLESTNYFTVLLPPFPMSYEKNKILDAIIRIENTKKSQILTNNLNFYFNEKLFYSMNEDISKSAVINELAERMINLGYVEENFKEEIWKRETASSTAFMNIAIPHPMKMSAYKTSIGVVISHKGIDWGNQHFVNVVFMIAFNKIDNKHFHALYESLVLLFNEPIVISEIKKCKNFNDFKDIVIKNYLKFNER; encoded by the coding sequence ATGAGAAGGAAGCAAGAAGAATTGATCAATTATTTATATACTCATAATGAAAAAGTTACAGCAAATATTCTTTCAAAAGCATTAAATCTCTCTATTCGAACAATTAAATCATATATTGCCGAATTAAACATGAATTATCCTAGCTTGATTTCTTCTAGCAATCGTGGTTATGTCATCGATAAAGTAAAAGCTAACTCACTACTTCAATATAAAGACGATATTCCTCAGGACTATGAAAGCAGATGTATTTATATCATAAAAAAGACGCTTTTAGAAAAGCAGGACTATATTGATATTTTTGATTTATGTGAGGAATTATTCATTAGCTATAGTACTTTAAAAAAAGATATTTATAAAATGAATACTTCATTTGCAAATTTTAAAATTACTTTTTCTAGTGAAAATAATAAACTTCATGTTGGAGGTTCTGAACAAAATAAACGTAAACTAATTAGCCATGTGATGTCAGAAGAAGTAAGCGGAAATTTTCTTAACTTAACTTTGCTACAAGAAAGTTTCCCAGATTATGATCTTGATGATGCCTGCACCCTAATCAAAGATATTTGCAAACAGCATCACTACTATCTTAACGATTTTTCTTGTGTTAATTTTATTTTGCATGTAACTATTATGGTTAGTCGAATCAACCATGGTAATCACATTATTAACAATAATGAATTAATTCAAGTTACTAATAAAAATGATGAAAAAATAGCTAAAGAACTATGCCTAGCCTTAGAACAAGTCTTTAATGTCTCTTTTAACTCATCAGAAATACTTGAAATCTATATTCTCTTTAAAAATAATGCAAATTATATAAATGATGAAAACGAAAATGTTTCTTTATTAGTATCAGATGAAATTATTCAAATTACCAAAAATATCATAAAAAATGTTGATGAACATTTCTTTATTAATCTTGACTCCGATAATTTTATAACTCCTTTTATGCTACATCTAAAAAACCTTAAAAATAGATTAATAAAAAACAATCTTCTTAAAAATCCAATGCTTGATTCTATTAAAATATCATGCCCAACTATATATGATATCTCAACGTTTATTGCTTATCAGCTGACATTATCATTTCATGAAAACGTCAATGAGGATGAAATAGCCTTCATTGCTTTACATGTAGGAACAGAGATAGAAAGACAAAAAAAAGAAGAAACAAAAGTATCCTGTCTCCTATTATGTCCTGAATATTTAAATATCACTAGTACTTTACACAAAAAAATTATGATGGATTTTGGAGATCAATTAACTATTCAAAAATCAATTTCATTTGAAAATGAGATCCTAGGGAATAATTTTGATCTTCTTATCACTACTGTTCCTGTTTTAGAATCTACAAACTACTTTACCGTATTATTACCACCATTCCCAATGAGCTATGAGAAAAATAAGATTTTAGATGCAATCATTAGAATAGAGAACACTAAAAAAAGTCAAATTCTTACTAATAATCTTAATTTTTATTTTAATGAAAAACTTTTTTATTCAATGAATGAAGATATTAGTAAATCCGCTGTTATTAACGAACTAGCAGAACGAATGATTAATCTAGGCTATGTAGAAGAAAACTTTAAAGAAGAGATATGGAAAAGAGAAACAGCAAGTTCTACAGCTTTTATGAATATTGCCATTCCACATCCTATGAAAATGAGCGCTTATAAAACTAGTATAGGAGTGGTAATTAGTCATAAAGGAATTGACTGGGGAAACCAGCATTTTGTCAATGTAGTTTTTATGATTGCTTTTAATAAAATAGATAACAAACATTTTCATGCATTGTATGAATCTCTAGTATTATTATTTAATGAACCAATTGTAATATCAGAAATAAAAAAATGTAAGAACTTTAATGATTTTAAAGATATCGTTATAAAAAACTATTTAAAATTCAATGAACGATAA